A genome region from Mesorhizobium sp. B2-1-8 includes the following:
- a CDS encoding MFS transporter has protein sequence MASENPIPSPTTDTIRKMTFSEPAVQPRLTTLILLSALAVLPVNMILPSLPNIGAAFQADFALVNLSVAGFAIITALIEAVGGMISDRFGRRLVVLASLSIFVAASIGCALAPNIGIFLLFRAMQACIGPCYSVALVIIKETSGEREAASKFGYLAMGWAFAPMVGPLFGGSLDELFGWRSSFIVFAILGAAALALSMRELGRTTIPLSRSNGNYVASYGLLLRSARFWAHTLCMACSMGVLYVFLGGAPLIVGDALGGSSMKLGFYMGLIPTGFILGSYLAGRYASKISLSATLVFARLMTCTGLLIGLVLSSFGTAHVLAFFGPCMFIGVGNGLTMPAANSGALSVRPDLVGTAAGLAAAMRIGGGALIASIAGLFLADSAPALFSMMLVSAGFALLAALYAALLDRRQPVD, from the coding sequence ATGGCGAGCGAGAACCCCATTCCGAGTCCGACCACGGACACAATCAGGAAAATGACATTCTCCGAACCGGCAGTCCAACCCCGGCTAACTACTCTTATCTTGCTTTCGGCTCTTGCGGTGTTGCCGGTGAACATGATTTTGCCTTCGCTGCCGAACATTGGCGCAGCGTTCCAAGCTGATTTCGCATTGGTCAATCTGTCGGTTGCCGGGTTTGCGATCATCACGGCCCTCATAGAGGCCGTCGGCGGCATGATATCGGACCGATTTGGGCGCAGGCTGGTCGTCTTGGCATCTCTCTCGATCTTCGTCGCCGCGTCCATCGGCTGCGCCCTGGCCCCCAACATCGGCATTTTTCTTCTGTTTCGCGCTATGCAAGCTTGCATTGGCCCCTGCTACTCCGTCGCCTTGGTCATCATCAAAGAGACATCAGGTGAGCGCGAGGCCGCCAGCAAATTTGGCTATCTTGCCATGGGTTGGGCGTTCGCACCCATGGTCGGTCCTTTGTTTGGGGGGTCGCTGGACGAACTGTTCGGATGGCGATCGAGCTTCATTGTCTTCGCGATCCTCGGCGCGGCCGCCTTGGCCTTATCCATGCGCGAGCTCGGAAGAACGACCATCCCATTGTCGCGATCCAATGGGAACTACGTTGCCTCATATGGACTGCTCCTCCGGTCAGCGCGGTTTTGGGCACACACCCTGTGCATGGCCTGCTCGATGGGCGTGCTTTATGTGTTCCTCGGAGGAGCGCCATTGATCGTCGGTGATGCGCTCGGTGGATCGAGCATGAAGCTCGGCTTTTACATGGGATTAATCCCGACCGGCTTCATTCTCGGCAGCTATTTGGCCGGGCGTTACGCCTCGAAGATCTCGCTGAGCGCCACACTTGTTTTTGCACGCCTCATGACCTGCACGGGTCTGCTGATCGGCCTGGTTCTGTCGAGCTTTGGCACCGCTCACGTTCTGGCCTTCTTTGGACCTTGTATGTTCATCGGCGTCGGCAACGGGTTGACCATGCCCGCCGCCAACAGCGGCGCGTTGTCTGTACGGCCGGATCTGGTTGGCACCGCGGCAGGACTAGCCGCCGCAATGAGGATCGGCGGCGGGGCACTCATCGCCTCCATCGCCGGGCTGTTTCTTGCAGATTCAGCTCCAGCGCTTTTTTCCATGATGCTGGTGTCGGCGGGATTCGCATTGCTGGCGGCACTGTATGCCGCTCTTCTCGATCGGCGGCAGCCAGTCGATTGA
- a CDS encoding AraC family transcriptional regulator yields MSFELDRQAFEGLGRLCADAAENCIISAPDPAGMERIEARFHGSAFDPHRHDTYAIGVTLRGVQTFRYRGAARLSLPGQVIVLHPDELHDGGAGTEEGLRYRMLYLEPSLMLDCLGGTALPFVRDGVVTDDAFCATLLSALGPLQQELDELFVDDFLAQLMQSLARHAGQPAKPLAGTAWRAATLAREYLTENLDRPVRSDELEAITGLDRYALSRHFRAAFSTSPHRFLVMRRLQSARRMIAAGEPLAQIAIEAGFSDQSHFNRQFKKAFGMTPGRWSSLTHGAAAAA; encoded by the coding sequence ATGTCGTTCGAACTAGACCGCCAGGCCTTCGAGGGTCTTGGACGTTTGTGCGCCGATGCCGCTGAAAACTGCATCATCTCCGCTCCCGACCCCGCCGGGATGGAGCGCATCGAGGCGCGGTTTCATGGCAGCGCCTTCGATCCGCATCGCCACGACACCTATGCGATTGGAGTGACGTTGCGCGGCGTGCAGACCTTCCGCTATCGCGGCGCGGCAAGGCTGAGCCTGCCCGGTCAGGTCATCGTGCTGCATCCGGACGAATTGCACGATGGCGGCGCGGGCACCGAGGAAGGCCTGCGCTACAGGATGCTCTATCTCGAGCCGTCACTGATGCTCGACTGTCTCGGCGGCACGGCGCTGCCGTTCGTCAGGGACGGGGTGGTGACGGACGATGCCTTCTGCGCGACGCTGCTTTCGGCGCTTGGGCCATTGCAGCAGGAACTCGACGAGCTGTTCGTCGACGACTTCCTGGCGCAGCTGATGCAAAGCCTGGCCCGGCATGCCGGTCAACCGGCAAAGCCACTCGCCGGAACGGCATGGCGGGCGGCGACACTGGCGCGTGAATATCTCACGGAAAACCTCGACCGGCCCGTGCGTTCGGACGAGTTGGAAGCCATCACGGGCCTCGACCGTTATGCCCTGTCGAGACATTTCCGCGCGGCCTTCTCGACCAGTCCGCATCGTTTCCTGGTGATGCGCCGGCTTCAGAGCGCGCGCAGGATGATCGCCGCCGGCGAGCCCTTGGCGCAGATCGCGATCGAAGCCGGCTTCAGCGACCAGAGTCACTTCAACAGGCAATTCAAGAAGGCGTTCGGCATGACGCCGGGACGCTGGTCGTCCTTGACCCACGGAGCTGCCGCGGCAGCCTGA
- a CDS encoding DUF2000 family protein, whose product MFDTKFAIVLREDLPVWQKLNVTAFLTSGVVAQFPDIIGESYRDRAGNLYNPLSVQPVIVLSADQATLAAIHRRALERGVATSLYVEEMFSTGFDAANRAVFAEFAPEDAKVVGIALRADKKVVDKITKGARMHA is encoded by the coding sequence ATGTTCGATACGAAATTTGCAATCGTACTGCGGGAAGATCTGCCCGTCTGGCAGAAACTCAACGTCACCGCCTTCCTGACCAGCGGCGTCGTCGCGCAGTTTCCCGACATCATCGGCGAGTCCTATCGCGACCGCGCCGGCAATCTCTACAACCCGCTGTCGGTCCAGCCGGTCATCGTGCTGTCCGCGGACCAGGCAACGCTCGCCGCGATCCACCGGCGCGCGCTGGAACGCGGTGTCGCCACCTCGCTCTATGTCGAGGAGATGTTTTCCACCGGCTTCGACGCCGCCAACCGCGCCGTCTTTGCCGAATTCGCGCCCGAAGACGCCAAGGTGGTGGGCATCGCGCTGCGTGCCGACAAGAAGGTCGTTGACAAGATCACCAAAGGCGCCCGCATGCATGCATAG
- a CDS encoding gamma-glutamyl-gamma-aminobutyrate hydrolase family protein gives MQQPLVAISTDVRQFDNYTWHAAPQQYLEAAIIGAGVFPLLVPSFGDRLDFDELLSSVDGVMLTGSKSNVDPSLYGGDASEANGPYDTARDSTTLPLIRKAIERGVPLLAICRGIQELNVALGGTLGTEIQERVGSLDHRAAVSDKQDERFAIHQTISIKPGSCLAGVFGAGDIKVNSLHRQAIDRLGSKLEIEAVATDGTVEAVSVKGARAFAVGVQWHPEYWVKSDSNSAKIFRAFGDAVRLHAAAKAGARAAAE, from the coding sequence ATGCAGCAGCCGCTCGTCGCCATATCGACCGACGTCCGTCAATTCGACAACTACACCTGGCATGCCGCCCCCCAACAATATCTGGAAGCCGCAATCATAGGTGCCGGCGTTTTCCCCCTGCTCGTGCCCTCGTTCGGCGATCGGCTGGATTTCGACGAACTCCTGTCATCGGTCGATGGTGTCATGCTGACCGGCTCGAAATCCAACGTCGACCCCTCGCTCTATGGCGGCGATGCCAGCGAAGCGAATGGCCCCTATGACACCGCGCGCGACTCCACGACGTTGCCGCTGATCCGCAAGGCGATCGAGCGCGGCGTGCCGCTGCTTGCCATCTGCCGCGGCATTCAGGAACTGAACGTGGCGCTTGGCGGTACGCTGGGCACCGAGATCCAGGAGCGCGTGGGGTCGCTGGACCACCGTGCGGCGGTAAGCGACAAACAGGACGAGCGCTTCGCCATTCACCAGACCATTTCGATCAAACCAGGCAGTTGCCTGGCCGGCGTGTTCGGCGCGGGCGACATCAAGGTCAATTCCTTGCATCGCCAGGCGATCGACCGGCTGGGGTCGAAGCTCGAGATCGAGGCTGTCGCCACGGACGGCACCGTCGAAGCGGTTTCGGTCAAGGGCGCGCGCGCCTTCGCCGTCGGCGTGCAATGGCATCCCGAATACTGGGTCAAGTCGGACAGCAACTCGGCCAAGATTTTTCGCGCTTTCGGCGATGCGGTGCGCCTGCATGCCGCTGCGAAAGCCGGCGCGCGGGCCGCGGCCGAGTAG
- a CDS encoding DMT family transporter: protein MLTTYVFFTFLDTSSKYLVLAGVSVLIVAWVRFAVHVVLVGALLRGWREPVRFRPVNLPAHVMRGAFLFGSTIFNVLALRSLQLAETTSIYFFGPMVITALAGPLLGEWAGWRRWLAILAAFAGVLIITRPGVGVFGIGHLFALGSMLSNCFYVIMTRRMSATETPESLILFSALAPAVLLLPLLPFSFSLPHDGWHWFVLLMLGVFGGVGHWLLVQAYRLATTTALAPYPYSQMVWMILSGWIVFKQFPDRWTLVGAAIIVASGLYIVHREHRLRLRSRAASDVEAEALAKKL from the coding sequence ATGCTGACCACCTATGTCTTCTTCACCTTCCTCGACACCTCCAGCAAGTATCTCGTCCTGGCCGGCGTCTCCGTGCTGATCGTCGCCTGGGTGCGCTTCGCCGTGCATGTCGTGCTGGTCGGGGCGCTGTTGCGTGGCTGGCGCGAGCCGGTGCGGTTTCGCCCGGTCAACCTGCCGGCGCATGTGATGCGCGGCGCCTTCCTGTTCGGCTCGACCATTTTCAACGTCCTGGCGCTGCGCTCCCTGCAGCTGGCCGAGACGACATCGATCTATTTCTTCGGGCCGATGGTGATCACCGCCCTTGCCGGCCCGCTGCTCGGCGAATGGGCCGGGTGGCGGCGCTGGCTGGCGATCCTGGCGGCTTTCGCCGGGGTCTTGATCATCACGCGGCCGGGTGTCGGTGTTTTCGGCATCGGACATCTCTTCGCGCTCGGCTCGATGCTGTCGAACTGCTTCTATGTGATCATGACGCGCCGCATGTCGGCGACCGAGACGCCGGAAAGCCTGATCCTGTTCTCGGCGCTGGCGCCGGCGGTGCTGCTTTTGCCCCTCCTGCCGTTTTCCTTCTCCTTGCCGCATGATGGCTGGCACTGGTTCGTCCTGCTCATGCTTGGCGTGTTCGGCGGCGTCGGCCACTGGCTGCTGGTCCAGGCCTATCGGCTGGCGACGACCACGGCGCTCGCCCCCTACCCGTATTCGCAGATGGTGTGGATGATCCTTTCCGGCTGGATCGTCTTCAAGCAGTTCCCGGACCGCTGGACGCTGGTCGGCGCCGCCATCATCGTCGCCAGCGGCCTCTACATCGTCCATCGCGAACATCGGCTTCGGCTGCGCAGCCGCGCGGCCTCCGATGTGGAAGCGGAAGCGCTGGCAAAAAAACTTTGA
- a CDS encoding LacI family DNA-binding transcriptional regulator — MSTATVSLALRDSPLVAGSTRDRIKEHARTIGYIYNRRAASLRTSRSGIVGVVVHDIMNPFFAEILRSIESELDRSRQTFILSNHYDQLEKQRTFIDTLLQLGADGVIMSPAIGTPASDIVMAEENGLPAVLIARTVEGADVPVFRGDDAYGTGLATNHLISLGHKRIAMIGGTDQTSTGRDRYQGYVNAMEAAGLEVSPSWRIAGPRTKQAGFEAAGQFLALKDRPTAACCWNDLVAIGLMNGIARAGLVPGIDISVTGYDDLEEAAIATPALTTVWNGQREVGRRAARALLDKLNGQTVRPSQELIKPELHVRQSTGKPVERA, encoded by the coding sequence GTGTCCACGGCCACGGTTTCGCTGGCGCTGCGCGACAGTCCGCTTGTCGCCGGCTCGACACGCGACCGCATCAAAGAACACGCCCGCACCATCGGCTATATCTACAACCGCCGCGCCGCCAGCCTGCGCACCTCGCGCTCGGGCATCGTCGGTGTCGTCGTGCACGACATCATGAACCCGTTCTTCGCCGAGATCCTGCGCTCGATCGAGAGCGAACTCGACCGCAGCCGGCAGACTTTCATCCTGTCCAATCACTATGATCAGCTCGAAAAGCAGCGCACCTTCATCGATACGCTGCTGCAACTCGGCGCCGATGGCGTCATCATGTCGCCGGCCATTGGCACGCCCGCGTCCGACATCGTCATGGCCGAGGAGAACGGTCTGCCGGCGGTACTGATCGCCCGCACCGTCGAGGGCGCCGACGTGCCGGTGTTTCGCGGCGACGATGCCTATGGCACGGGCCTCGCCACAAACCATTTGATCTCACTCGGCCACAAGCGCATCGCCATGATCGGCGGCACCGACCAGACCTCGACCGGGCGTGACCGCTACCAGGGCTATGTCAACGCCATGGAGGCTGCGGGGCTCGAGGTCAGCCCGTCCTGGCGTATCGCCGGCCCGCGCACCAAGCAGGCCGGTTTCGAGGCCGCCGGCCAATTCCTGGCGCTGAAGGACAGACCGACCGCCGCCTGCTGCTGGAACGACCTCGTCGCCATCGGCCTGATGAACGGCATCGCGCGCGCCGGCCTTGTGCCGGGCATCGACATCTCCGTCACCGGCTATGACGATCTCGAAGAGGCGGCGATCGCCACGCCGGCGCTGACCACCGTCTGGAACGGCCAGCGCGAGGTTGGCCGCCGCGCCGCCAGAGCGCTGCTCGACAAGCTCAACGGGCAGACGGTGCGGCCCTCGCAGGAATTGATCAAGCCGGAACTGCATGTTCGCCAGTCGACCGGCAAACCGGTGGAGCGTGCATGA
- a CDS encoding 2-hydroxyacid dehydrogenase: MTRAENLQAVAILVPADFSDHAIGRIERTFRRVGIERADPALVTEEMRRTVRGIASFAGISAAMMDALPNLELIASFGVGYDSVDVGHAAAKNIMVTNTPDVLTEEVADTAIGLLINTVRDLPRAETWLRDGSWVRKGNYPLSRLTLRARRVGIFGMGRIGQAIARRLEAFGLPVAYHNRRRVEGLAYQYHPTLKSLAEAVDTLISVAPGGASTQKAVNAEILSALGANGVFVNIGRGSTVDEAALAAALADGTIAAAGLDVFADEPNVPKALLDLPTTSLLPHVGSASEHTRRAMADLCVDNLVSWFSERRPLTPVPETVDVKARA; the protein is encoded by the coding sequence ATGACCAGGGCCGAAAATCTGCAAGCCGTTGCCATTCTGGTGCCGGCGGACTTCAGCGACCACGCCATTGGGCGCATCGAGCGGACATTCAGGCGCGTCGGCATCGAGCGCGCCGATCCGGCGTTGGTCACCGAGGAGATGCGCCGCACCGTGCGCGGCATTGCATCCTTTGCCGGCATCAGTGCGGCGATGATGGATGCGTTGCCCAACCTCGAACTCATCGCCTCTTTCGGCGTCGGCTACGATTCGGTCGATGTCGGCCATGCCGCGGCGAAGAATATCATGGTCACCAACACGCCCGACGTGCTGACCGAGGAGGTCGCCGACACCGCGATCGGGCTGCTGATCAACACGGTGCGCGACCTGCCGCGCGCCGAGACCTGGCTGCGGGACGGCAGTTGGGTGCGCAAGGGCAACTATCCGCTGAGCCGGCTGACCTTGCGCGCGCGCCGTGTCGGTATTTTCGGCATGGGACGCATCGGGCAGGCCATTGCACGGCGGCTGGAGGCGTTCGGACTGCCCGTCGCCTATCACAACCGGCGTCGTGTCGAAGGTCTTGCTTACCAGTACCATCCGACGCTGAAGAGCCTGGCCGAGGCAGTCGACACGCTGATTTCCGTGGCGCCCGGCGGTGCTTCGACACAGAAAGCGGTCAATGCCGAAATCCTGTCGGCGCTCGGCGCCAATGGCGTCTTCGTCAACATCGGCCGCGGCAGCACGGTCGACGAGGCGGCGCTTGCGGCCGCTCTCGCCGACGGCACCATCGCCGCCGCCGGGCTCGATGTCTTCGCCGACGAGCCGAATGTCCCCAAGGCGTTACTCGACCTGCCAACCACCTCTCTGTTGCCGCATGTCGGCTCGGCCTCGGAGCACACGCGCCGCGCCATGGCCGATCTTTGCGTCGACAATCTGGTGTCATGGTTCAGCGAGCGCCGCCCGCTGACACCGGTGCCCGAGACAGTTGACGTGAAGGCGCGCGCTTGA